ATCCAGGGCACAACATGTTGAAGCAATGTGATTGGCCGGCCTAAAAATTAAAGACAAAAAATTGTTTAAAAGGGGAAAAGAAAACAATCACGAAGAGGAGAAATATCGGAGCACATACTCACATTAAAGTATTGAAAAAGATGTGTGCGATTATCTTTGTTTAACGCTGGATTAACCTACACGTTTGAAAAGAAATGAAAGTTAGAGCAAATTACAGTTGAGTATATTGTTTGATGTAGTGTTACTTTTTTCTTCGAGTACATAGAAGGTTCAAAAAACCAAACAATGTACGAAGAAATTTGCATGCACTAAACAATTCCTacgaaaaaagagaaagatgcGGAGTAACTTACGGTCCAACCAAATTGTATCCGATCATTACCATTTTGAATGATCATCTCTCCTGATGAATATTGTTGTGGCATGATATGCGGATTATAAATATTTAATTCACAATTTACACCATAATATTTCACTTTACTTGGGTCAGAATTTGTTTGAACAATTGCGAACTGCGACAACAATAAAGCAAACCTTATTTTTTGAAGGTAAAAGCAAACCTTATTTTTTGAAGGTAAAAGCAAACCTTATTAGGAACACGTGTATTAGGAACCTCTCAAATTCTAAACTATTCAGAAACTGATGGATTACAGGCTTACATGAGTGCCtgtttgttgttgattttttgtGTTAGGCTTGGATCTTGAAAAATAATCTTCTATAAATCGTGATAATTGGATAAATTCATCTTTACTCCATCGTCTGATTGGAATAGTTCCCTCAGGACATCCTCCATCTTCTAATTGCATATTCTCAACCAACAACTCATTTTTAGCTTCTGTCCATTCTGGTACAAAACTTGGTCTCAACTAAATCCCAACAAAATATTAGAGCAAGAATAATAAATCACGTGAAGTACTACGCATATTTTTTTGAAACTACACCTAAATGAAtataagaagaaaaataaattaaagttaAAAATCATGAACCTGCGGATGGGAAGAATGATTTTTCAATAGAGGATGATCAAATGCAGGTTGTTTATAGAAGTCCACACAATCGTACAACTCTCCATATTTTGTCTGCGAATTGAACTCGATTATTATTACAAGAGTTATATACTTGCAATAAACTAGCGCCTTACACAATTTCTCTTGCATAaaacattataaaaaaaataaaaaaaataaaaaaaacacataagTAACGTTCAGTTCtgtaaaaaaattgtaaatcaAATATATTTCGCACATACAAATTAGAAAATTTAAgataaaagaagaagaaaaaaaaaagaagaaccTTGATTGCCTTAACACTCGGCTTTTTGAGGAGCTTAAATTGCTTGACCCATTGAAGTTTTTCTTGTTTAGAAAATTGAATGCCTTCTATTTCATAATTTATCATAGACGAGCACAAGATCGCAAAGTATACTAGGGTCTTGATACCCATCACTCTACGAGTaatcgaataaaaaatatatataagtaCGACATTTTCTAAGATGCAAAATACCGATGTGTGATCataaaatcaaaaacaaaaaattaataaaccTTGCATATAACAATTTTAGTTCAATTGATATAGAATTATTGTATTTCTTACCTGTTCTTTAGTACTCCGTATGCAATTTCTGAAAGTAACTAGCAAAAATAtccttttttttggttttaatttACAGTCTATGAAACGTAATGTAACTCCTGGTTTTGGTATTATAAACAGTAACAATGCACATGCACTAAAATATGGAGGGGTTTGGATGCTTCCATATAATTACATTTTGGACATGTTAGACGATAGACAATTAATAACAATAAATGAGTGTATCAGGAGTGATTTCTTTTGTAGAGTGTTAAAAGTCACCCCATATTAAACTGCCTCATTTATTTACCATATACCCTCATTTACTTACCACATTTAATATTTACCATCCTCATTTACCCTCTTACCTCCCCACCTCGAATCTGACACCACCGACCACAACCGGCCAGCCACACCGCCACCACCACGTCGCCGGCGACAAAATGTGTAGCAATGTTTTACATGGCCGAGTCTATCGGTGGAACATCGAATTACTAATTTAGTTTTTAGTCcacaaacttatgcattttaagctcatACCATGGTAGAGACTTACGCATATTAAGCTCACACTATGGCgtaaacttatgcattttaagcttcTCCCATGTTAcgaacttaaaattcataagtctatagcacggtcgaagctaaaaattcataagtcgCTAATATTTTTTTCCGAGTAGATTAatcaaattcaacaacaaatcaaaatctTAAATAATATAGACTTATGCATATTAAGATCGCACCATGGcgtagacttatgaattttaagctccttccatggtacgaACTTAAACTGCGtaagtctataccatggtccaagctaaaaactcataaaTCTGTACCATGGTAgaaacttaaaattcataagtctgtacGTACAAGCTAAAAATTTATAAGTTTCTGAATATTTTTCCGGACAAAAAAAAACCTCAGCTCTTGTGAATTCACATAGTTATGCATATTAAGCTCGAACCCAtatatgcattttaagctcctccgatggtacgagcttaaaattcaCAAGTCTATATCACGGTCGAAGCTAAAAATTCacaagtcttttttttttttttcccgagTAGATTAAATCaatttcaacaacaaatcaaaaccttaaataatatagacttatgcatattaagctcacaccatggtgtagacttatgaattttaagcttcttccatggtacgagcttaaactgTATAGGTCTATACCATGatcgaagctaaaaactcataagtctgtaccatggtacaaacttaaaattcataagcatgtaccatggcacaagctaaaaatgcataCGTTTTTGAATTTTCTTCCGGACAAAATAAAGTACCGCTTGTGAATTCAACGTTCCACCAGTAGACTCGGCCATGTAAACATTGCTACACATTTTTCCACCGACGACGTGGTGCAGGCAGTTGTGGTCGGAGGTGCTGGCCGGTGGTGCTAGCCGGTGGTGGTCAGATTTGGGGTGAAAAGTTAAGAGAGGAATAAATAAAGAAGGATATATATATGGGTACATAAATCGTGCAATTTTAAGTTATATGGGGCGGTAAATAGTAAACCCCCTTtcttttaaaacattaaacatgtacttcctccgtcttttaatactcgcaacgtttggacttttgccgctattcatataatctactttgactattcttagtgcaTTTTATATAAGacaaaacatagtcatgtggattcttgttagattcgtctcaatgtgtattttcaaaatatcaactttttataatttttgcataaagagaatttaagatataaatgatcaaagttgtgcattggcatgcgtgaaactaacaaagttgcgagtattaaaagacggaagAAGTATTTGTTACATTGTATATACTCCCTAATCGAAGTATATTCCATATGCCACGCTATTCGACGCCCACTTTTACACATGTCGCCCATTATTTAATGGTGAAAATCCAAAATTACCCTTATAAAAAATCAACCCCCCTACCCCACCCCCACTCCAACCCCAACCCCATACATCACTTTTTCTCTCTTTAATTTACCCACCCCTTTCCCAATTTAGGCAGCCACCATCGCCATCCACCACCGACACCATCACTCCCACCTAACTTGTTTTTTTCTCCGCCAcccaccaccacccccacctAACTGGTTTGTTTTCCGCCACCCACTGCCGGAGAATACATCGCCATTCATCAAAATACCAACCGGCGCATGCACCACCATCAACAAAGCTACTCGTattcaattaattaaataattaattaaatgtaCTCGTGTTACTTAACGATACACGTCGTTTAAAAATTTAGTGATAAAAAGTGCTACAATTACTAATTAGTGTGTTTCACCTATTTCATATCGactcaaaataataaaaaaatattaccaCCTAGCTTAAGCGTTAACCAACAAACAAATATTAGTCTTATTCTTGTCAATTATTTAGTTTTCGACTGATAATAACCGTAAACTACCCTAACAAGACAATAAATATTCAAAGAATAAATTTAATTATGTGATTACATGGAATAGGGTTAAGAGCCCAATTCCTACCCTAGGCCGAAATAGGGATGTGAACCCTATTCCCTCCCTAGGCATGAATAGGGATCTCAACCTTATTCCCTCCCTCCATGTGAAAAAATAGGGAGCTCAACCCTATTCCCAACCTAGGCAAGAATAGGGATCTCATCCCCATTCcatgatttgtttgtttatttcaaGATTTGTCGGTTTGCTGTTGTTAACATGGAATAGGGCTCATACCCCAATTCTTGTCCTAGGACATGATTGGGATCTCAGCCCTATTCCGTGTTTATCATTTTTGTACCATTACAACACGGAATAGGGCTACAACTCCAATTCCCTCCTAGGACAAGATAGGGATCTCAACCCTATCCCGTGTGCTTTTGTCGCCTATACAAACCACGGAATAGGGCTCCTATTCCCATTCCCACCCTAGGACAAGATAGGGATCTCagtcctattccgtgtttttcctattttgtctccattacaaaacacggaatagggttCCCAACCCAATTCCAACCCTAGGACAAGATAGGGATCTCAACCCTATTCCATGTCTTTTTTCCCTTTTGTCGCCATTACAATACACGGAATAGGGCTCCCACTACAATTTTCTCCCTAGGACAAGATAGGGATCTCaaccctattccgtgttttttcatttttgttatTACGCGTTTTTCCTCAACTAATTCTTCGTCGAATTTATTacatttgttattattatttagttaatatttttattacgTTTTTAATAATGCATTATTAAGGTTTTTTAGggtcatttattaattataatgtcaataaataattttttcaaATGAACACAAGTGAACATTTTTTtccttaaataattattaacttA
This Spinacia oleracea cultivar Varoflay chromosome 6, BTI_SOV_V1, whole genome shotgun sequence DNA region includes the following protein-coding sequences:
- the LOC130462656 gene encoding uncharacterized protein, encoding MQEKLCKALVYCKYITLVIIIEFNSQTKYGELYDCVDFYKQPAFDHPLLKNHSSHPQLRPSFVPEWTEAKNELLVENMQLEDGGCPEGTIPIRRWSKDEFIQLSRFIEDYFSRSKPNTKNQQQTGTHVSL